A genomic segment from Bacillus mesophilus encodes:
- a CDS encoding SDR family NAD(P)-dependent oxidoreductase encodes MEKLTGKLALVTGSSRGIGQQIALALAKEGCHLIIHGRKKDHTSKTLELLKPFNIDVDVIEGELSSKEDIQKMVDQVKAKHNRIDILYNNAAIQSPNKSIWDFKIEDFDRLLQINLYSVIQLCQAFAPAMRDNGYGRIINMTSGIKDQPNLSPYAVSKAALDKFTQDLAFELKDTGVLVNSLDPGWLKTDLGGPDAWDEVETVQPGALQLALFDNDGPTGQWLSAQEIRKSINEK; translated from the coding sequence ATGGAAAAATTAACAGGTAAGTTAGCATTAGTTACAGGTTCAAGTAGAGGTATTGGACAGCAAATTGCACTAGCACTAGCAAAGGAAGGCTGTCATTTGATTATTCATGGTAGAAAAAAGGATCATACGTCTAAGACACTTGAATTACTAAAGCCTTTTAATATAGACGTAGATGTAATTGAAGGAGAGCTATCGTCTAAAGAAGACATTCAAAAAATGGTAGATCAAGTAAAAGCAAAACATAATAGAATAGACATACTTTACAATAATGCAGCAATCCAAAGTCCAAACAAATCAATATGGGATTTCAAGATTGAAGATTTTGATAGACTCTTACAAATCAATCTTTATAGTGTGATCCAATTATGTCAGGCATTTGCGCCTGCTATGAGGGACAATGGCTATGGTCGAATTATTAATATGACTTCAGGAATTAAGGATCAACCAAATCTTAGTCCATATGCAGTATCTAAAGCAGCATTAGATAAGTTTACACAGGATTTAGCCTTTGAATTAAAGGATACAGGTGTATTGGTTAACAGTCTAGATCCAGGCTGGTTAAAAACAGACCTAGGTGGTCCAGATGCATGGGATGAAGTCGAAACTGTTCAACCGGGTGCTCTTCAACTGGCTTTGTTTGATAACGATGGTCCAACAGGACAATGGTTAAGTGCTCAAGAGATACGTAAATCTATTAATGAGAAATAA
- a CDS encoding LacI family DNA-binding transcriptional regulator yields MKLTIRDIAKMAGVSPATVSKIMNNYDGISIRTKEKVMNIIESTGYQPTFSAKSLATKKSNLIGLIYAGKINVELNHPFFNEVINSFKKTVGYMGYDILIFSNEKFNKEREDDYLPRARHFHVDGCLIIAGEEIESAIYDLDQSEIPCVGVDIPLTGPMSSYVATDNRKVSANVIEHLYLNSVRDIAYISGTKDSPISKVRTEGFFSAMNQFGIPINEDWIQYGDFHEQSGYEAMKRILAKKPYPKAVYAASDMMALGAMNAIKEHGLRLPEDIALVGCDDIEACRYSDPKLTTVKQDKEKLGKLAAYMLIDLINGNTEPKSVLVDPELMIRESCGVKKRTQLR; encoded by the coding sequence ATGAAATTAACGATACGAGATATTGCAAAAATGGCAGGCGTTTCACCGGCTACAGTTTCAAAGATCATGAATAATTATGATGGTATTAGTATTCGTACAAAAGAAAAAGTAATGAATATTATTGAGTCGACGGGATATCAGCCAACCTTTTCAGCAAAGTCGTTAGCTACCAAAAAATCCAATTTGATTGGCTTAATTTATGCAGGGAAAATAAATGTAGAGCTTAATCATCCATTCTTTAACGAAGTAATTAATTCATTTAAAAAAACCGTTGGATATATGGGATATGATATTCTGATTTTCAGTAATGAAAAATTCAACAAAGAGAGAGAAGATGATTATCTTCCTCGTGCTAGACATTTTCATGTGGATGGCTGCTTAATTATTGCGGGTGAAGAAATTGAAAGTGCCATCTATGATTTAGATCAAAGTGAAATACCTTGTGTAGGGGTAGATATTCCTCTAACAGGGCCTATGTCGAGCTATGTTGCTACAGATAACCGAAAGGTATCAGCTAATGTAATTGAACATTTATATCTAAATTCTGTTCGAGACATTGCTTATATATCAGGCACTAAGGATTCTCCTATCTCTAAGGTTCGAACGGAAGGATTCTTTAGCGCGATGAACCAATTTGGGATTCCAATCAATGAAGACTGGATCCAGTATGGGGATTTCCATGAGCAAAGTGGATATGAGGCAATGAAACGTATTCTAGCTAAAAAGCCTTACCCAAAAGCGGTTTATGCTGCTTCGGATATGATGGCACTTGGTGCAATGAACGCAATTAAAGAGCATGGTTTAAGATTACCTGAGGATATAGCATTAGTCGGTTGTGATGATATAGAGGCATGTAGATATAGTGATCCTAAGCTAACAACGGTAAAGCAAGACAAGGAAAAGCTTGGCAAGCTAGCAGCGTATATGTTAATCGACCTAATCAATGGAAATACCGAACCAAAGTCAGTTCTCGTTGATCCTGAGTTAATGATTAGAGAGTCTTGTGGAGTAAAGAAAAGAACACAATTACGATAA